The Zingiber officinale cultivar Zhangliang chromosome 10A, Zo_v1.1, whole genome shotgun sequence genome contains a region encoding:
- the LOC122028054 gene encoding SPX domain-containing protein 1-like — MLKICSGRCFVPVSSRQFFLSVTSRSLVKILKKYDKRTGALIRQPFIEKVPQQPFFTTDLLYKLVKECVAMLDHLFPSNNLSILA, encoded by the exons ATGCTAAAG ATATGcagtggtaggtgttttgtcccaGTCTCAAGCCGACAATTCTTTTTGAGTGTAACTAGTAGAA GTCTAGTGAAAATACTGAAGAAGTATGACAAGAGAACAGGAGCACTTATCAGGCAGCCCTTCATCGAAAAGGTGCCGCAGCAGCCATTCTTTACAACTGATCTCCTATACAAACTCGTGAAGGAGTGTGTGGCTATGCTCGACCACCTCTTCCCCAGCAACAACCTGTCAATTTTAGCATAA